In Desulfonatronum sp. SC1, one DNA window encodes the following:
- a CDS encoding GNAT family N-acetyltransferase, with protein sequence MTTIPTLTATWHDRIADIDPDAWNRLCSGRDVPFLRWEWLHLLEASDSVGSGNGWQPCHLTIHDQGRMIGAAPLYLKAHSDGEFVFDHAWAHLAASMRVRYYPKLVGMSPFSPVTAYRFLMAENVNQAKLSAAMILEIENYCRRRGVSGCGFHFVTTNWGRIPESMGYKVWVHQGFVWLNPGFTSFDEYLAGLKANQRRNVRRERDRLVRRGITTQCLFGREIPGSYFALMYELYARHNERFGQWSCKFLTPTFFQGLRTVFRDNLLLIAAFEPDEPTPMAMSLLITAGDRLYGRYWGTWRDEEFLHFELCYYKPMEWMIQKGIRLFDPGMGGVHKALRGFVSAPNYSLHKFFDPRLHGVMESTISEYNQMEMRDIAALNSILPYKRRG encoded by the coding sequence ATGACCACTATCCCCACCCTTACCGCGACCTGGCATGACCGTATTGCCGACATTGATCCCGATGCCTGGAACAGGCTGTGTTCCGGTCGGGATGTTCCTTTTTTGCGCTGGGAGTGGCTGCATCTGCTGGAAGCGTCCGACAGCGTCGGTTCCGGGAACGGCTGGCAGCCGTGTCACCTGACCATCCACGACCAGGGTCGAATGATCGGGGCCGCGCCGCTGTACCTCAAAGCCCACAGCGACGGGGAGTTCGTCTTTGATCATGCCTGGGCCCATCTGGCGGCGAGCATGCGGGTACGCTACTACCCCAAGCTGGTGGGCATGAGTCCGTTCAGTCCGGTCACGGCCTACAGATTTCTGATGGCCGAGAATGTGAATCAGGCCAAGCTGAGCGCGGCCATGATTCTGGAAATCGAGAACTATTGTCGGCGACGCGGAGTGTCCGGGTGCGGATTTCATTTCGTTACCACCAACTGGGGACGGATTCCCGAAAGTATGGGCTACAAGGTCTGGGTGCATCAGGGTTTCGTCTGGCTGAATCCTGGGTTCACCTCCTTTGACGAGTATTTGGCCGGGCTGAAGGCCAACCAGCGGCGCAACGTACGTCGGGAGCGCGACCGTCTGGTCCGACGTGGGATCACCACTCAATGCCTGTTCGGTCGGGAGATTCCGGGGTCGTATTTCGCTCTGATGTACGAGTTGTACGCTCGGCACAACGAGCGGTTCGGGCAGTGGAGCTGCAAGTTTTTGACCCCGACCTTTTTTCAGGGACTCCGGACGGTTTTTCGGGACAACCTGCTGCTCATCGCGGCCTTTGAACCGGATGAACCGACCCCCATGGCCATGTCGCTGCTCATTACAGCCGGAGACCGGCTCTACGGGAGGTATTGGGGCACGTGGCGGGACGAAGAGTTTCTGCATTTCGAGCTGTGCTACTACAAGCCCATGGAATGGATGATCCAGAAAGGAATCAGGCTCTTTGATCCGGGCATGGGTGGAGTGCACAAGGCGCTGCGCGGATTCGTCTCCGCGCCCAACTACAGCCTGCACAAGTTTTTCGATCCCCGGCTGCACGGGGTGATGGAGTCCACGATTTCTGAGTACAACCAGATGGAAATGCGGGACATCGCTGCCCTGAACAGCATCCTACCCTACAAGCGGCGAGGGTGA
- a CDS encoding 1-acyl-sn-glycerol-3-phosphate acyltransferase yields the protein MLSIMPFYLFFVPLTIFFAIVVIIASFFDRSGNLSNRISIIWGGLVCRLAGVTVHVDHGDFDPDGKYILMINHQSWFDIPVLLVALRGHQFRFVAKESLFRIPFFGQAMSRIGYIGIDRENPRRGIKSIQEAIAKSENVSILIFPEGSRFEKLGNFKIGPMILAIKSGRPVLPVLISGTYAVLPKDSWRIRPGSVAVRFFPAHDIQDAYTLKERERLKEDLWKIMHAHSKETDEWLDKKRP from the coding sequence ATGTTGTCCATTATGCCTTTCTATCTCTTCTTTGTTCCGCTGACCATTTTCTTCGCGATCGTCGTCATAATCGCTTCTTTTTTCGACCGTAGCGGAAACCTTTCAAACCGGATCAGCATTATCTGGGGCGGGCTGGTTTGTCGGCTGGCCGGGGTCACGGTGCATGTGGACCACGGTGATTTCGATCCGGACGGAAAGTACATCCTGATGATCAATCACCAGAGCTGGTTCGACATTCCGGTATTGCTGGTGGCCTTGAGAGGGCATCAGTTTCGGTTCGTGGCCAAGGAAAGTCTGTTTCGCATCCCCTTTTTTGGTCAGGCCATGTCTCGTATCGGGTACATCGGCATCGACCGGGAGAATCCTCGCCGCGGGATCAAGAGCATTCAGGAAGCCATCGCCAAATCCGAGAACGTCTCCATCCTTATTTTTCCTGAAGGGTCCCGTTTCGAAAAGCTTGGAAACTTCAAAATCGGGCCGATGATCCTGGCCATCAAAAGCGGACGCCCCGTGTTGCCGGTGTTGATCTCCGGGACCTACGCCGTGCTCCCGAAAGACTCATGGCGCATCCGACCGGGTTCCGTCGCGGTTCGGTTCTTTCCCGCCCATGACATCCAAGACGCCTACACGCTCAAGGAGCGTGAACGACTTAAAGAGGACTTGTGGAAAATCATGCACGCGCACTCCAAGGAGACTGACGAATGGTTGGACAAGAAACGTCCGTGA
- a CDS encoding ribonuclease J, translating into MVGQETSVTLTPLGGLGEIGMNCMLLESAGGMIIIDCGLMFPSDFHYGVDVLIPRFETILARKDKLRGIVLTHGHEDHIGALPWLLPYVDAPVFSSEFTLALLENKLREHNLNKYVDFRRVNRNDSVELGPFTVHFFQVCHSIINGYGLGIETPVGRFVHSGDFKIDPTPMDDQFTDLEAFAKFSEPGVHLLLSDSTNIEREGATLTELEIKGALERVFRQTEGRIIITLFSSHIQRIQEVFDLAALTGRKVAVSGRSLLNNIALAKDLGYLRLAPDALCSLEDIGDFRDDQLVLLVTGSQGEPLSVLSRIAQGEHRQISIRRGDLVLMSSRIIPGNTKAISRLINNLYRLGAEVLYEKVQGIHASGHAHRDELTTMLGTVKPKFFVPIHGEYRHLVKHCQLARECGVAPERAIVLDNGQPLTFFERGIRFDDRIRVDSTLVDGKGVGDVGASVLKERKLLAEEGLVVVHVVIDQETGHILVGPELISKGFVFEQQFEHVLDDSKCLILDVFESNPKASPKKNAERIRVVLRNFFRKVLHRDPVVLPVVVGV; encoded by the coding sequence ATGGTTGGACAAGAAACGTCCGTGACCCTGACCCCGCTGGGAGGGTTGGGAGAAATTGGGATGAACTGCATGCTGCTGGAGTCCGCCGGCGGTATGATCATCATCGATTGCGGACTGATGTTTCCCAGTGATTTTCATTATGGCGTGGACGTCCTGATCCCGCGCTTCGAAACCATCCTGGCCCGGAAGGACAAGCTCCGGGGCATCGTCCTGACCCACGGCCACGAGGACCATATCGGGGCCTTGCCTTGGCTTTTGCCCTACGTGGACGCACCGGTGTTCAGTTCCGAGTTCACCCTGGCCTTGCTGGAGAACAAGCTGCGTGAGCACAACCTAAACAAATACGTGGATTTTCGACGGGTGAACAGAAATGACTCCGTGGAGTTGGGGCCGTTCACCGTGCATTTTTTCCAGGTCTGCCACTCCATCATCAACGGTTACGGTCTGGGCATCGAAACCCCCGTGGGCCGGTTCGTGCACAGCGGTGACTTCAAGATCGACCCCACGCCCATGGACGACCAGTTCACCGACTTGGAAGCCTTTGCCAAGTTCTCTGAACCCGGCGTACATCTGCTGCTTTCCGACTCCACGAACATCGAACGGGAAGGAGCGACCCTGACCGAACTGGAGATCAAGGGCGCACTGGAACGGGTCTTCCGTCAAACCGAAGGCCGGATCATCATCACCCTGTTTTCCAGCCATATCCAGCGGATACAAGAGGTTTTCGACTTGGCGGCCTTGACCGGAAGAAAGGTCGCGGTCAGCGGCCGCAGCCTGCTGAACAATATCGCCTTGGCCAAGGATCTCGGGTACCTGCGCTTAGCTCCGGACGCTCTCTGCTCCTTGGAAGACATCGGAGATTTTCGTGACGACCAGTTGGTTTTGTTGGTCACCGGCTCCCAGGGGGAACCCTTGTCCGTGCTCAGTCGCATCGCCCAGGGAGAGCATCGTCAGATCAGCATTCGTCGGGGAGACCTGGTCCTGATGTCCTCGCGGATCATCCCGGGCAACACCAAGGCCATTTCGCGGCTGATCAACAACCTGTACCGTCTGGGCGCGGAAGTGCTTTACGAAAAGGTCCAGGGCATCCACGCCTCGGGTCACGCCCACCGAGACGAACTGACCACCATGCTGGGCACGGTCAAGCCCAAGTTTTTTGTGCCCATTCACGGTGAATACCGCCACCTGGTCAAGCATTGCCAGTTGGCCCGGGAGTGCGGAGTGGCCCCGGAACGAGCCATTGTCCTGGACAACGGACAACCATTGACCTTTTTCGAGCGAGGGATACGCTTCGATGATCGCATCCGGGTGGATTCGACCCTGGTGGACGGAAAGGGCGTCGGCGACGTGGGCGCCAGCGTGCTCAAGGAGCGCAAACTGCTGGCCGAGGAAGGCCTGGTGGTGGTGCACGTGGTCATCGATCAGGAGACGGGACATATTCTGGTTGGCCCGGAATTGATCTCCAAGGGGTTTGTCTTCGAACAGCAGTTCGAGCACGTCCTGGACGATTCCAAGTGCCTGATCCTGGACGTGTTCGAGTCCAATCCCAAGGCCTCACCCAAAAAAAACGCGGAACGCATCCGCGTGGTCCTGCGCAATTTTTTCCGCAAGGTCCTTCATCGCGACCCCGTGGTTTTACCGGTGGTGGTGGGAGTGTGA
- a CDS encoding fumarylacetoacetate hydrolase family protein: MRVVRVQYAGKTFYATLEPDHVLCLNKDIGLNDPIPLDQVVLLPPVAPSKIICAALNYHAHAEEMGKTVPEEPVLFFKPPSSIIGAWQAIVLPLQSSRVDYEGELAVVIGKPCRRVCVAEASEYIFGYTCANDVTARDLQAKDGLYGRAKGFDTFGPIGPWIETEVPDPTALTLITRVNGEVRQEGSTGDMIFSAWELLSFASSVMTLLPGDVILTGTPPGIGPMRPGDEVQVEISEVALLTNTVTAEQVQDSEFTVIQ; encoded by the coding sequence ATGCGTGTCGTGCGAGTACAGTATGCGGGAAAGACCTTTTACGCCACCTTGGAACCGGACCATGTGCTCTGCCTGAACAAGGACATTGGCTTGAACGATCCGATCCCCCTGGACCAGGTTGTCTTGCTGCCTCCGGTCGCGCCCAGCAAAATCATCTGCGCGGCTTTAAACTACCATGCCCACGCCGAGGAGATGGGGAAAACCGTGCCCGAGGAGCCGGTGTTGTTCTTCAAGCCGCCGTCTTCGATCATCGGGGCGTGGCAGGCCATCGTGCTGCCGTTGCAATCCTCGCGGGTGGACTATGAAGGCGAGTTGGCCGTGGTCATCGGCAAGCCGTGCCGCCGAGTCTGCGTGGCCGAGGCCTCGGAGTACATTTTCGGCTACACTTGCGCCAATGACGTCACGGCCCGGGATCTGCAAGCCAAGGACGGTCTGTACGGCCGGGCCAAGGGTTTCGACACCTTCGGCCCCATCGGGCCATGGATCGAGACCGAGGTTCCGGATCCAACCGCGTTAACCCTGATCACCCGGGTCAACGGCGAGGTCCGCCAGGAAGGAAGTACCGGCGACATGATCTTCAGCGCCTGGGAACTGCTCAGCTTCGCTTCCAGCGTGATGACCTTGCTGCCCGGAGACGTGATCCTGACCGGAACGCCTCCCGGGATCGGACCGATGCGGCCGGGCGACGAAGTCCAGGTGGAAATCTCCGAGGTGGCCTTGCTGACCAACACCGTGACAGCGGAACAGGTCCAGGATTCGGAGTTTACGGTCATTCAATAA
- the rdgC gene encoding recombination-associated protein RdgC — protein MGFLSASTGLTRYRLPDEVGDEVLSNVQLRLKRFAFVDIDQSMEERSFGWVCFDDLLDAEWATAGPEKGPYLVFSLRLDTRRVPPAVFKKHFMIALRERVAQLAADGKKFLSKDQKTELRDQVRQRLLMRSLPIPAVFDVVWSVRDNRVYLATTNTKVRALFEELFAKTFEVELEALTPVVLGLELLGEAAEGRLTGFEGSMFVPIRKVVGETLGQTVMRSESDDIGEKSDGYEKDAS, from the coding sequence GTGGGGTTTCTTTCCGCGAGCACGGGACTGACTAGGTATCGTCTGCCGGACGAGGTCGGGGACGAGGTGCTTTCCAATGTCCAACTCAGGCTGAAACGCTTTGCCTTCGTCGACATTGACCAGAGCATGGAGGAGCGATCCTTCGGTTGGGTCTGCTTCGACGACCTGTTAGACGCGGAGTGGGCCACGGCTGGTCCGGAAAAAGGACCTTACTTGGTCTTTTCCCTGCGCCTGGACACCCGGCGCGTCCCTCCGGCGGTGTTCAAGAAGCACTTTATGATCGCCCTGCGGGAGCGGGTGGCCCAGTTGGCCGCTGATGGCAAGAAGTTTCTGAGCAAGGACCAGAAAACAGAACTGCGCGATCAGGTCCGGCAACGCCTCCTGATGCGCAGTCTGCCCATCCCGGCGGTGTTCGACGTGGTCTGGAGCGTGCGGGACAACCGGGTGTATCTGGCCACCACCAACACCAAAGTCCGTGCATTGTTCGAGGAACTCTTCGCCAAAACCTTCGAGGTCGAACTTGAAGCACTGACCCCTGTCGTCCTGGGGCTGGAGCTTTTGGGCGAGGCGGCGGAAGGGCGTCTGACCGGGTTTGAAGGGTCGATGTTTGTTCCGATCCGAAAAGTCGTTGGAGAAACCCTCGGTCAAACCGTCATGCGGAGTGAAAGTGACGACATAGGCGAAAAATCCGATGGATATGAAAAGGACGCCTCATGA
- a CDS encoding 30S ribosomal protein S1: protein MSDSQMEQSFAEMFEASEMEMKPDLRVGDRIKGRVITVSEEMVYVDTGTKSDGVIEKQELLDKDGVFALREGDEVELFVVAVQGGQIRLAKALSGEGGLEQLRQAMEEGIPVEGKIKETCKGGFRVRILDKTAFCPLSQVDRRPVDDPEALVGESMSFLITKVEERGRNIVVSRRALLDRELVETLAEFLEKASVGDLLQGTVSRLAPFGAFVELAPSLEGLVHVSELGWSRNVSPEDVVAVGDQVTVKLLKVDDQGKGIRLELSMKQAMEDPWSRLADEVQVGAKLSGRVTNLAPFGAFMEIAPGIEGLVHVSEMSYLKRVHKPGDMVAVGDSVSVMIKSIDPQTRRIALSMRDAEGDPWDGVAERFKKGQVVQGTMEKREKFGMFVRLEPGIVGLLPNSRLERAEDEAYAKAKPGEVLPVVVDVVDGDKRRISLALPGVEQNEDWRGHTAQETAPMGSLGEQLKKAMEKREE, encoded by the coding sequence ATGTCCGATTCCCAGATGGAACAGAGCTTTGCCGAGATGTTCGAGGCCTCTGAAATGGAAATGAAGCCCGATCTGCGCGTGGGCGACCGGATCAAAGGCCGGGTCATCACCGTCAGCGAAGAGATGGTCTACGTTGACACCGGAACCAAAAGCGACGGTGTGATCGAGAAACAGGAACTCCTGGACAAGGACGGCGTTTTCGCGTTGCGGGAAGGCGATGAGGTTGAGTTGTTCGTGGTGGCCGTCCAAGGCGGCCAGATCCGTCTGGCCAAGGCCCTGAGCGGGGAAGGGGGCCTGGAACAGTTGCGGCAGGCCATGGAAGAAGGCATTCCGGTGGAAGGCAAAATCAAGGAAACTTGCAAGGGCGGGTTCCGGGTCCGCATTCTGGACAAGACGGCCTTTTGTCCGCTCAGTCAGGTGGATCGCCGTCCGGTGGATGATCCGGAAGCCCTGGTGGGCGAAAGCATGAGCTTTCTGATCACCAAAGTCGAGGAGCGCGGACGAAATATCGTGGTGTCCCGCCGGGCGCTTTTGGATCGGGAATTGGTCGAGACCTTGGCCGAATTCCTGGAAAAAGCCTCGGTCGGGGATCTGCTCCAGGGCACGGTTTCCCGGTTGGCCCCTTTCGGTGCGTTCGTGGAACTGGCTCCGAGTCTGGAAGGGCTGGTGCATGTCTCCGAACTGGGCTGGTCCCGCAACGTTTCTCCGGAAGACGTAGTGGCCGTTGGCGACCAAGTCACGGTCAAACTGCTCAAGGTCGATGACCAGGGCAAGGGAATCCGCCTGGAGTTGTCCATGAAACAGGCCATGGAAGACCCATGGAGCCGGTTGGCCGACGAGGTCCAGGTGGGGGCCAAGCTGAGCGGACGGGTGACCAACCTGGCACCGTTCGGGGCGTTCATGGAAATCGCTCCCGGAATCGAAGGCCTCGTGCATGTTAGCGAGATGAGCTACCTAAAACGGGTGCACAAGCCCGGAGACATGGTGGCCGTTGGCGATAGCGTCTCGGTGATGATCAAGTCCATTGATCCGCAAACCCGGCGCATTGCCCTGTCCATGCGCGACGCAGAGGGCGATCCCTGGGATGGAGTGGCCGAACGGTTCAAGAAAGGCCAAGTGGTTCAGGGAACCATGGAAAAGCGGGAAAAGTTCGGCATGTTCGTTCGCCTGGAGCCCGGCATCGTGGGCCTATTGCCCAATTCTCGCCTGGAACGCGCCGAGGACGAGGCCTACGCCAAGGCCAAGCCCGGAGAAGTGCTACCGGTGGTCGTCGATGTCGTGGACGGGGACAAGCGCCGTATCTCCCTGGCCCTGCCCGGAGTGGAACAGAACGAGGACTGGCGCGGCCACACGGCCCAGGAAACGGCTCCCATGGGGTCCCTGGGCGAGCAGCTGAAAAAAGCCATGGAGAAAAGGGAAGAATGA
- a CDS encoding ATP-binding protein, with protein sequence MPEPSPFPDPIKISVPDSVQRKRRQRELYLALFGFIAVVVLVWVQLIFLRVDSYVFFALYNLNFILLLVVLFLVARNVVKLILERRRKVIGVRLRTRLVLAFVSLSLVPTVLLFLISLIFVRTSVDFWFEGQMEKSLEQALTVGQSFYSSAQERLEQRGDFLVNHIRERQFTWGGRPMHAFLDEKRLEYGLGLTGVLSPGLTEQNWHANEDWAAAWSSVRTELNLESLLESPRILSAIHPGPRSDLVVGVLPVDGGKTGYLVLGDSLGEGLLFKLRQIVRGVDEYKKLQTLKYPLKVTLYLVLGLITLLIILASIWFGFRLAKELSAPVQALALGTQRIAEGDLAFRLQDDSKDELGMLVQSFNHMVRDLESGRAKLTQANVRLEDQNRELETRGQYMEAVLDNITSGVVSIGPDGRVTTVNKAAEAILNFDSRQILGKTPSQFLHQDYLGMLQGVIKHLHVHPRAKWQRQLDLRMGSREIKLLVNIVHLQDQGGVIAVFEDVTELEKMQRLAAWKDVARRIAHEIKNPLTPIKLSAQRLERKFAAQVDDRTVFNQCTKIIIRQVEHLQRMVQEFSSFAKLPEVRPFDNALEPHLEEIVDMFRNSHVRIKWTLDVDGPIPPVRFDPEALRRVWINLLTNAVEALEDQEHPEVRIRLNHDPENQSVLVEFRDNGPGLSQADDMQNIFEPYFSRKKGGTGLGLTIAKSIVGEHQGTIRVHPNTPHGCVFEVVLPA encoded by the coding sequence ATGCCCGAACCTTCGCCCTTCCCCGACCCGATCAAGATCAGCGTTCCGGACAGCGTCCAACGCAAACGCCGACAGCGTGAGCTGTACTTGGCGCTGTTCGGCTTTATCGCCGTGGTCGTGCTGGTCTGGGTGCAGCTCATCTTCCTGCGGGTGGACTCCTACGTCTTTTTCGCCCTGTACAACCTGAACTTCATCCTATTGCTGGTAGTCCTGTTTCTGGTGGCCAGAAACGTGGTCAAGCTCATTTTGGAGCGACGACGCAAGGTCATCGGAGTCCGGCTACGCACCAGGCTGGTTCTAGCTTTCGTCTCCCTCTCCCTGGTCCCCACGGTCCTGTTGTTTCTGATTTCCCTGATTTTCGTGCGCACGTCCGTTGACTTCTGGTTCGAAGGCCAGATGGAAAAATCCCTGGAACAAGCCTTGACCGTCGGGCAATCCTTCTACTCCTCGGCCCAGGAACGTCTGGAGCAGCGCGGTGATTTTCTGGTCAACCATATCCGAGAGCGGCAGTTTACCTGGGGCGGACGGCCCATGCACGCTTTTCTGGACGAAAAACGTCTGGAATATGGACTCGGGTTGACTGGCGTCCTTTCTCCGGGGCTAACCGAGCAGAACTGGCACGCCAACGAGGATTGGGCCGCGGCTTGGTCTAGCGTCCGCACGGAACTGAACCTGGAGTCCCTACTGGAATCCCCGCGGATTCTTTCCGCCATCCACCCCGGACCCAGGTCCGATCTGGTCGTGGGGGTGCTGCCGGTGGACGGGGGAAAAACCGGCTATCTGGTCCTGGGCGACAGTCTGGGTGAGGGACTGTTGTTCAAGTTGCGCCAGATCGTCCGGGGCGTAGACGAGTACAAAAAACTGCAAACCCTGAAGTACCCTTTGAAGGTCACGCTCTACCTGGTCCTGGGTTTGATCACCTTGCTGATTATCCTGGCCTCGATCTGGTTCGGCTTTCGTCTGGCCAAGGAACTCTCCGCTCCGGTCCAGGCCCTAGCCTTGGGTACCCAGCGCATCGCCGAGGGGGACTTGGCATTCCGCCTCCAGGACGACTCCAAAGACGAACTGGGAATGTTGGTCCAGTCCTTCAACCACATGGTCCGGGATCTGGAATCCGGCCGGGCGAAACTGACCCAGGCCAACGTCCGCCTGGAAGATCAAAACCGGGAACTGGAGACCAGGGGCCAGTACATGGAGGCGGTGCTGGACAACATCACTTCCGGAGTGGTCTCCATTGGCCCGGACGGACGGGTGACCACGGTGAACAAGGCCGCGGAGGCGATCCTGAATTTCGATTCCCGACAAATTCTGGGAAAAACGCCCAGCCAGTTCCTGCATCAGGATTATCTGGGAATGCTCCAGGGGGTGATCAAACACCTGCACGTCCATCCCCGTGCCAAATGGCAGCGGCAGTTGGATTTGCGCATGGGGTCCAGGGAAATCAAGCTACTGGTGAACATCGTCCACTTGCAGGATCAGGGCGGGGTCATCGCTGTGTTCGAGGATGTCACGGAACTGGAAAAGATGCAGCGCTTGGCCGCCTGGAAGGACGTGGCCCGCCGGATTGCCCATGAAATCAAAAACCCGCTGACGCCCATCAAGCTTTCAGCCCAACGGTTGGAGCGGAAGTTCGCAGCTCAGGTGGACGACCGAACCGTCTTCAATCAGTGCACCAAAATCATCATCCGCCAAGTGGAGCACCTTCAGCGCATGGTCCAGGAATTTTCCTCCTTCGCCAAGCTCCCGGAAGTCCGGCCCTTCGACAACGCCCTGGAGCCACACCTGGAGGAAATCGTGGACATGTTCCGCAACAGCCATGTGCGCATCAAGTGGACCCTGGACGTGGACGGCCCGATCCCCCCGGTGCGCTTCGACCCCGAAGCCCTGCGCCGGGTCTGGATAAACCTGCTGACCAACGCCGTTGAAGCCCTGGAAGACCAGGAGCACCCGGAAGTGCGAATCCGCCTCAATCACGATCCGGAAAATCAGTCGGTACTCGTCGAGTTCCGGGACAACGGTCCCGGCCTGAGCCAAGCCGACGACATGCAAAATATTTTCGAGCCCTACTTTTCCCGTAAGAAAGGCGGCACCGGCCTGGGCTTGACCATCGCCAAGTCCATCGTCGGAGAGCACCAGGGCACGATCAGGGTTCATCCCAACACCCCACATGGGTGTGTCTTCGAAGTCGTCCTGCCGGCATAG
- a CDS encoding DUF4390 domain-containing protein: MRRASLKISSIPHLMRQIRLFILSCLLVLTVVAIPTPGMGATLLALDNLVVDSQAEKIHLRFGLRLEQPEPVVAVLHEGVDLWLEGTARLISKRLFLPNRVLHEQSFEHVLEWNPLTQEYELTLPQKEHLVKAKELKDLIAAHWREVSLEMGEWSLLSPGQTYHMELVVSLDRRDIPVWMRRVLFFWSWEVMTPIRYELEFSVP, encoded by the coding sequence ATGCGCAGAGCTTCTTTAAAAATATCATCCATTCCCCACTTGATGCGCCAAATCCGCCTCTTCATCCTGAGCTGCCTGCTGGTCCTGACCGTGGTCGCAATCCCGACCCCCGGCATGGGGGCCACGTTGCTGGCTCTGGACAACTTGGTGGTGGACAGCCAAGCCGAAAAAATCCATCTCCGCTTCGGGTTGCGACTGGAGCAGCCCGAACCCGTCGTTGCGGTCCTGCACGAAGGTGTCGACCTATGGCTGGAAGGGACCGCTCGTCTGATCTCCAAACGCCTGTTTTTGCCCAACAGGGTCCTCCACGAACAGTCCTTCGAACATGTTTTGGAGTGGAATCCGCTCACTCAGGAGTACGAGTTGACGTTGCCCCAGAAGGAACATCTGGTCAAGGCCAAGGAACTCAAGGACTTGATCGCCGCGCACTGGCGGGAGGTCAGTCTGGAAATGGGAGAATGGTCCTTGCTGTCGCCGGGCCAGACGTATCACATGGAATTAGTAGTCTCCCTGGACCGCCGGGATATCCCCGTGTGGATGCGTCGCGTACTCTTCTTCTGGTCCTGGGAAGTGATGACCCCGATCCGCTACGAACTGGAATTCTCCGTCCCCTGA